A region from the Fibrobacter sp. genome encodes:
- a CDS encoding 2-oxoacid:acceptor oxidoreductase family protein has translation MSVVNVKFAGLGGTGVIKASDVMAELVFEQGYDVKKAEVHGMSQRGGSIASDVRFAKGEEVQSPMIPTGEADYLVVFDETQVVVNEAFLKQGGVLLTPADIDVSKLENVKALNVAMLGKLSKHFDFTVEQWTVALNKLFAEKFHEGNKKAFMLGREG, from the coding sequence ATGAGCGTAGTTAACGTGAAATTTGCCGGCCTCGGTGGCACAGGCGTTATCAAGGCGAGCGACGTGATGGCGGAACTCGTGTTCGAACAGGGTTACGACGTGAAGAAGGCCGAAGTGCACGGCATGAGCCAGCGCGGCGGTTCCATCGCTTCTGATGTTCGCTTTGCGAAGGGCGAAGAAGTCCAGTCCCCGATGATCCCGACGGGCGAAGCCGACTACTTGGTGGTATTCGACGAGACGCAGGTCGTGGTGAACGAGGCCTTCCTCAAGCAGGGCGGCGTGCTGCTGACTCCGGCTGACATCGACGTCTCCAAACTCGAAAACGTGAAGGCCCTGAACGTCGCGATGCTCGGCAAGCTGAGCAAGCACTTCGACTTCACTGTCGAACAGTGGACTGTCGCTTTGAACAAGCTCTTCGCCGAAAAGTTCCACGAAGGGAACAAGAAGGCGTTCATGCTTGGCCGCGAAGGCTAA